Proteins encoded together in one Kitasatospora albolonga window:
- a CDS encoding BMP family ABC transporter substrate-binding protein — protein MRRITRIATVGVASAALALSATACGGKTSSDAGSDGDKAAIAYDIGGRGDQSFNDAAYAGLAKAEKDLDVDGSEAEPSDGEGDADKVQRLTELARAGNNPVIGVGFAYAPAIKKVAPKFPKTTFGIIDDASVTGDNIANIVFNEEQGSYLAGVAAAKVTKTKVVGFIGGVETPLIKKFEAGYVQGVKDTDPSVNVLPQYLTQPPDFGGFSKPDLGKAAAQGQLDKKADVIYSAAGLAGSGAIEAASKAGKWNIGVDSDQYNQAGLANYKDSILTSVTKDIEDAVFNLIKSVQDGKPQSGEVRYGLDKNGVALSQSNPAFVKMKDVIAAVDKAKQDIIDGKVTVKTAP, from the coding sequence TTGCGCCGGATCACCAGGATTGCCACCGTGGGTGTCGCGTCAGCGGCCCTCGCGCTCAGCGCCACCGCGTGTGGCGGGAAAACGTCGTCGGACGCCGGTTCCGACGGTGACAAGGCCGCCATCGCGTACGACATCGGCGGCCGCGGCGACCAGTCGTTCAACGACGCCGCCTACGCCGGTCTCGCCAAGGCCGAGAAGGACCTCGACGTCGACGGCAGCGAGGCCGAGCCCTCCGACGGTGAGGGTGACGCCGACAAGGTGCAGCGCCTCACCGAGCTGGCCCGCGCCGGCAACAACCCGGTGATCGGCGTCGGCTTCGCCTACGCGCCCGCCATCAAGAAGGTCGCCCCGAAGTTCCCGAAGACCACCTTCGGGATCATCGACGACGCCTCGGTGACCGGCGACAACATCGCCAACATCGTCTTCAACGAGGAGCAGGGCTCCTACCTCGCCGGTGTCGCCGCCGCCAAGGTCACCAAGACGAAGGTCGTCGGCTTCATCGGTGGTGTCGAGACCCCGCTGATCAAGAAGTTCGAGGCCGGTTACGTCCAGGGCGTCAAGGACACCGACCCGTCGGTGAACGTGCTCCCGCAGTACCTGACGCAGCCGCCGGACTTCGGTGGCTTCTCCAAGCCCGACCTCGGCAAGGCCGCTGCCCAGGGCCAGCTCGACAAGAAGGCCGACGTGATCTACTCGGCCGCCGGTCTGGCCGGTTCCGGTGCCATCGAGGCCGCCTCCAAGGCGGGCAAGTGGAACATCGGCGTCGACTCCGACCAGTACAACCAGGCGGGCCTCGCCAACTACAAGGACTCCATCCTGACCTCGGTCACGAAGGACATCGAGGACGCGGTCTTCAACCTGATCAAGTCGGTCCAGGACGGCAAGCCGCAGTCCGGTGAGGTCCGCTACGGCCTGGACAAGAACGGCGTCGCCCTGTCGCAGTCCAACCCGGCCTTCGTCAAGATGAAGGACGTCATCGCCGCGGTCGACAAGGCGAAGCAGGACATCATCGACGGCAAGGTCACCGTCAAGACCGCCCCGTAA
- a CDS encoding heme ABC transporter ATP-binding protein, with protein MSGQGECVINASSSPPAVELHGITKRFPGVVANHDIDITIGKGTVHALVGENGAGKSTLMKILYGMQKPDEGTIAVNGEQVSFSNPGEAIERGIGMVHQHFMLADNFTVLENVVLGGEKLYGIGAGARKKIKEISDAYGLGIRPDALVEDLGVADRQRVEILKVLYRGARILILDEPTAVLVPQEVDALFANLRELKAEGLTVIFISHKLGEVLSVADEITVIRRGTTVGTADPATTTTKQLAELMVGSELPSPETRESTVTDVPMLRVRDLALTVTDPDGTVRDVLAGIDFTIHKGEVLGIAGVEGNGQTELIEALIGMRDPDGGVITLDTDDISHAPTRKRRESGIGYIPEDRHRHGVLLEAPLWENRILGHVTEKPNSRGWLLDNKAARTDTERIVREYDVRTPGIEVTAASLSGGNQQKLIVGREMSHAPKFLIAAHPTRGVDVGAQAQIWDQIREARREGLAVLLISADLDELIGLSDTLRVMYRGRLVADADPATITPEELGTAMTGAATGHLESPEDEAR; from the coding sequence CTGTCCGGCCAAGGAGAGTGCGTCATCAACGCGTCCAGCAGCCCCCCCGCCGTGGAACTGCACGGCATCACCAAGCGTTTCCCCGGCGTCGTCGCCAACCACGACATCGACATCACGATCGGCAAGGGCACCGTGCACGCCCTCGTCGGTGAGAACGGTGCAGGCAAGTCCACCCTGATGAAGATCCTCTACGGCATGCAGAAGCCGGACGAGGGCACCATCGCCGTCAACGGTGAGCAGGTCTCGTTCTCCAACCCGGGCGAAGCCATCGAGCGCGGCATCGGCATGGTGCACCAGCACTTCATGCTCGCCGACAACTTCACCGTCCTGGAGAACGTGGTCCTCGGCGGCGAGAAGCTGTACGGCATCGGCGCCGGAGCCCGTAAGAAGATCAAGGAGATCTCCGACGCGTACGGGCTCGGCATCCGGCCCGACGCGCTCGTCGAGGACCTCGGGGTCGCCGACCGGCAGCGCGTGGAGATCCTCAAGGTCCTCTACCGGGGCGCCCGCATCCTCATCCTGGACGAGCCGACCGCGGTCCTCGTGCCGCAGGAGGTCGACGCGCTCTTCGCCAACCTGCGCGAGCTCAAGGCCGAGGGCCTGACCGTCATCTTCATCTCGCACAAGCTGGGCGAGGTGCTCTCCGTCGCCGACGAGATCACGGTGATCCGCCGCGGTACGACGGTGGGCACCGCCGACCCGGCCACCACCACGACCAAGCAGCTCGCCGAGCTGATGGTCGGCAGCGAGCTGCCCTCCCCGGAGACCCGCGAGTCCACCGTCACCGACGTGCCCATGCTGCGCGTACGGGACCTCGCGCTCACCGTCACCGACCCCGACGGCACCGTCCGCGACGTCCTCGCCGGGATCGACTTCACCATCCACAAGGGCGAGGTCCTCGGGATCGCCGGTGTCGAGGGCAACGGGCAGACCGAGCTGATCGAGGCCCTGATCGGGATGCGCGACCCGGACGGCGGGGTGATCACCCTCGACACCGACGACATCTCCCACGCCCCCACCCGCAAGCGGCGCGAGTCCGGCATCGGCTACATCCCCGAGGACCGGCACCGCCACGGCGTCCTGCTGGAGGCCCCGCTCTGGGAGAACCGCATCCTCGGCCACGTCACCGAGAAGCCCAACAGCCGGGGCTGGCTGCTGGACAACAAGGCGGCCCGCACCGACACCGAGCGGATCGTGCGCGAGTACGACGTCCGCACCCCCGGTATCGAGGTCACCGCGGCCTCCCTCTCCGGCGGCAACCAGCAGAAGCTGATCGTCGGCCGCGAGATGAGCCACGCCCCCAAGTTCCTGATCGCCGCCCACCCCACCCGAGGGGTGGACGTCGGCGCCCAGGCGCAGATCTGGGACCAGATCCGCGAGGCCCGCCGCGAAGGACTGGCCGTCCTGCTGATCTCGGCCGACCTGGACGAGCTGATCGGGCTCTCCGACACCCTGCGCGTCATGTACCGCGGCCGACTGGTCGCCGACGCCGACCCGGCCACCATCACCCCGGAGGAACTGGGCACGGCCATGACCGGCGCCGCCACCGGTCACCTCGAAAGCCCGGAGGACGAGGCCCGATGA
- a CDS encoding sugar ABC transporter permease: MKKFDKDRLILGLAGPALALVVALALTTVVLLASGRNPFEPYRIMFESASYVDVQVLIFNQAGTYYLAALAVAVGFRMNLFNIGVDGQYRLAAMMAALVGASVNLPGPLHIALIVIVAMLVGAFWAGIAGFLKTTRGVSEVVSTIMLNSIATALVAWLILPKNFGEQPPGSNNLTTGEIPESGWFPGLPMGDGGEIYGFTFVAAGCGLLYWFVLNRTRFGFDLRATGASQSAAQASGVDAKKMILTSMLISGAVAGLAGLPTLLGDTHTYSLDFPTGIGFTGITIALLGRNNPLGIAFAALLVAFLDKSSASLDQYGYEKEIATIMQGLIVISVVVSYELVRRYGIRRQQQKVGEELAAGHAIKTEKEAAL; encoded by the coding sequence ATGAAGAAATTCGACAAGGACCGGCTGATCCTGGGCCTCGCCGGCCCGGCGCTCGCCCTGGTCGTCGCCCTCGCGCTGACGACCGTGGTGCTGCTGGCCTCCGGCCGCAACCCCTTCGAGCCGTACCGGATCATGTTCGAGTCGGCCAGCTACGTCGACGTACAGGTCCTGATCTTCAACCAGGCCGGTACGTACTACCTCGCCGCGCTCGCCGTCGCCGTCGGCTTCCGGATGAACCTCTTCAACATCGGCGTCGACGGGCAGTACCGCCTCGCCGCCATGATGGCCGCGCTGGTCGGCGCCAGCGTCAACCTGCCGGGCCCGCTGCACATCGCGCTGATCGTGATCGTCGCGATGCTCGTCGGTGCCTTCTGGGCCGGGATCGCGGGCTTCCTCAAGACCACGCGCGGGGTGAGCGAGGTCGTCTCCACGATCATGCTCAACTCGATCGCCACGGCCCTGGTCGCCTGGCTGATCCTGCCGAAGAACTTCGGCGAGCAGCCCCCGGGCTCCAACAACCTGACCACCGGGGAGATCCCGGAGTCCGGCTGGTTCCCGGGTCTGCCGATGGGTGACGGCGGCGAGATCTACGGCTTCACCTTCGTCGCGGCGGGCTGCGGCCTGCTGTACTGGTTCGTCCTCAACCGCACCCGGTTCGGCTTCGACCTGCGCGCCACGGGCGCCAGCCAGAGCGCCGCCCAGGCATCCGGTGTGGACGCCAAGAAGATGATCCTCACCTCGATGCTGATCTCCGGCGCGGTCGCGGGCCTCGCGGGTCTGCCGACGCTGCTCGGCGACACCCACACCTACAGCCTCGACTTCCCCACGGGCATCGGCTTCACCGGCATCACCATCGCGCTGCTGGGCCGCAACAACCCGCTCGGAATCGCGTTCGCCGCGCTGCTCGTCGCCTTCCTGGACAAGTCCTCGGCCTCGCTCGACCAGTACGGGTACGAGAAGGAGATCGCCACGATCATGCAGGGCCTGATCGTGATCTCGGTCGTCGTCTCCTACGAGCTGGTCCGCCGGTACGGCATCCGCCGCCAGCAGCAGAAGGTCGGCGAGGAGCTCGCCGCCGGACACGCCATCAAGACCGAGAAGGAGGCGGCCCTGTGA
- a CDS encoding ABC transporter permease, protein MSTSKAIAARPAPQKGGRRKLTLPVVLLIIAGGLALVSLVRLISGAEDITSVGQVAGALELAVPIGLAGLGGLWAERAGVVNIGLEGMMILGTWFGAWAGFQWGPWMGVLFGILGGCLGGLLHAVITVTFGVNHIVSGVAVNILAVGVTRYLSNFAFDGVQGGSSKQSPRLEPIDKITVPGLSDWMQDLQQQHWFLISDIAGIIGGLVTGLSLLTLLALLLIPATWWILWRTSFGLRLRSCGESPVAAETLGVNVYKYKYIAVTISGGLAGLGGAFLAIVATGIYQEGQTGGRGYIGLAAMIFGNWMPGGMALGAGLFGFTDSLKLRGGAENVHAMLLLLAILLVIAVFWQLYKKKYVAAVISAAVSALLFTWYLLTDQVPSQFVDAAPYVTTLLVLSLSAQRLRMPKANGIPYRKGEGK, encoded by the coding sequence GTGAGCACCAGCAAAGCCATCGCCGCACGCCCCGCCCCCCAGAAGGGCGGCCGCCGCAAGCTCACCCTGCCCGTCGTCCTGCTCATCATCGCGGGCGGTCTCGCGCTCGTCTCCCTGGTCCGCCTCATCAGCGGCGCCGAGGACATCACCTCGGTCGGCCAGGTCGCCGGTGCCCTGGAGCTCGCCGTCCCGATCGGCCTCGCCGGACTCGGCGGCCTGTGGGCCGAGCGCGCGGGCGTCGTCAACATCGGCCTCGAAGGCATGATGATCCTCGGCACCTGGTTCGGTGCCTGGGCCGGGTTCCAGTGGGGCCCGTGGATGGGCGTCCTCTTCGGCATCCTCGGCGGCTGCCTCGGCGGCCTGCTCCACGCGGTCATCACCGTCACCTTCGGCGTCAACCACATCGTCTCCGGTGTGGCCGTCAACATCCTCGCCGTCGGTGTCACCCGCTACCTCTCCAACTTCGCCTTCGACGGCGTCCAGGGCGGCTCCTCCAAGCAGTCCCCGCGCCTCGAACCGATCGACAAGATCACCGTTCCGGGGCTCTCGGACTGGATGCAGGACCTCCAGCAGCAGCACTGGTTCCTGATCTCCGACATCGCGGGCATCATCGGCGGCCTGGTCACCGGCCTCTCCCTGCTGACCCTGCTCGCCCTGCTGCTGATCCCCGCCACCTGGTGGATTCTGTGGCGCACCTCGTTCGGGCTGCGGCTGCGCTCCTGCGGCGAGTCCCCGGTGGCCGCCGAGACGCTCGGCGTCAACGTGTACAAGTACAAGTACATCGCCGTCACGATCTCCGGCGGGCTCGCGGGCCTCGGCGGCGCGTTCCTCGCGATCGTGGCCACCGGCATCTACCAGGAGGGCCAGACCGGCGGGCGCGGCTACATCGGCCTCGCCGCCATGATCTTCGGCAACTGGATGCCGGGCGGGATGGCGCTGGGCGCCGGACTCTTCGGCTTCACCGACAGCCTCAAGCTGCGCGGCGGCGCGGAGAACGTCCACGCGATGCTGCTCCTGCTGGCGATCCTGCTGGTCATCGCGGTGTTCTGGCAGCTGTACAAGAAGAAGTACGTCGCCGCGGTGATCTCGGCGGCCGTCTCGGCGCTGCTGTTCACCTGGTACCTGCTGACCGACCAGGTCCCGAGCCAGTTCGTCGACGCCGCCCCGTACGTCACCACGCTGCTGGTCCTCTCGCTCTCCGCGCAACGGCTACGGATGCCCAAGGCGAACGGAATCCCCTATAGGAAGGGCGAGGGCAAGTGA
- a CDS encoding cytidine deaminase, with translation MTSPAPEPAVLFGEADWEALRVAARDAMSRAYAPYSGFPVGVAARVDDGRTITGCNVENASYGLSLCAECGLVSTLQATGGGRLTHFTCVDGTGSVLVPCGRCRQLLYEFGGPGLVLETPDGRRTLDEMLPQSFGPQHLG, from the coding sequence GTGACCTCGCCCGCCCCGGAGCCCGCCGTCCTCTTCGGCGAGGCCGACTGGGAGGCCCTGCGGGTCGCGGCCCGGGACGCCATGTCCCGGGCGTACGCCCCCTACTCGGGCTTCCCGGTCGGTGTCGCCGCCCGGGTGGACGACGGCCGCACGATCACCGGCTGCAACGTCGAGAACGCCTCCTACGGCCTCTCGCTCTGCGCCGAGTGCGGCCTGGTCTCCACCCTCCAGGCGACCGGCGGCGGCCGCTTGACCCACTTCACCTGCGTGGACGGCACCGGGTCGGTCCTGGTGCCGTGCGGCCGGTGCCGGCAGCTCCTGTACGAGTTCGGCGGCCCCGGACTCGTCCTGGAGACGCCCGACGGGCGCCGCACGCTGGACGAGATGCTGCCGCAGTCGTTCGGCCCGCAGCACCTCGGCTGA
- a CDS encoding thymidine phosphorylase, which yields MDAISVIRTKRDRGELTPEQIDWVIDAYTRGEVADEQMSALAMAILLNGMNRTEIARWTAAMIASGERMNFDALSRPTTDKHSTGGVGDKITLPLAPLVAACGAAVPQLSGRGLGHTGGTLDKLESIPGWRAHLSNEEMLNVLDTTGAVICAAGDGLAPADKKLYALRDVTGTVEAIPLIASSIMSKKIAEGTGALVLDVKVGSGAFMKTIEDARELASTMVALGTDSGVRTVALLTDMSTPLGLTAGNALEVRESVEVLAGGGPQDVIDLTLALAREMLDAAGLKDADPEKALADGSAMDVWRRMISAQGGDPDATLPVAREQHIVTARSSGVLTRLDAYDVGVAAWRLGAGRARKEDPVQAGAGVELHAKPGDTVTEGQPLMTLHTDTPEKFDYALKALPDAYDIAPACTSFAPLPVVRERIA from the coding sequence ATGGACGCCATCTCCGTCATCCGCACCAAGCGGGACCGAGGCGAGCTGACCCCCGAGCAGATCGACTGGGTCATCGACGCGTACACCCGCGGCGAGGTCGCCGACGAGCAGATGTCCGCCCTCGCCATGGCGATCCTGCTCAACGGCATGAACCGCACTGAGATCGCCCGCTGGACCGCCGCGATGATCGCCTCCGGCGAGCGCATGAACTTCGACGCGCTCTCCCGCCCCACCACCGACAAGCACTCCACGGGCGGCGTCGGCGACAAGATCACCCTGCCGCTCGCCCCGCTGGTCGCCGCCTGCGGCGCCGCCGTACCGCAGCTCAGCGGCCGGGGCCTCGGCCACACGGGCGGCACCCTGGACAAGCTGGAGTCCATCCCCGGCTGGCGGGCCCACCTCTCCAACGAGGAGATGCTGAACGTCCTGGACACCACCGGAGCGGTCATCTGCGCCGCCGGTGACGGCCTCGCCCCCGCCGACAAGAAGCTGTACGCGCTGCGCGATGTCACCGGCACCGTCGAGGCCATCCCGCTGATCGCCAGCTCGATCATGTCCAAGAAGATCGCCGAGGGCACCGGGGCGCTCGTCCTGGACGTCAAGGTCGGCTCCGGCGCCTTCATGAAGACCATCGAGGACGCCCGCGAACTGGCCTCCACCATGGTCGCCCTCGGCACCGACAGCGGCGTCCGCACGGTCGCCCTGCTCACCGACATGTCGACCCCGCTCGGCCTCACCGCGGGCAACGCCCTGGAGGTACGGGAGTCGGTCGAGGTCCTGGCGGGCGGCGGCCCCCAGGACGTCATCGACCTGACCCTCGCCCTGGCCCGCGAAATGCTGGACGCGGCCGGGCTGAAGGACGCCGACCCCGAGAAGGCCCTGGCCGACGGCTCCGCGATGGACGTCTGGCGCCGCATGATCTCCGCCCAGGGCGGCGACCCGGACGCCACCCTCCCGGTCGCCCGCGAGCAGCACATCGTCACCGCCCGCTCCTCCGGCGTCCTGACCCGCCTGGACGCCTACGACGTCGGCGTCGCCGCCTGGCGCCTGGGCGCGGGCCGGGCCCGCAAGGAGGACCCGGTCCAGGCGGGCGCGGGCGTCGAACTCCACGCCAAGCCCGGCGACACCGTCACCGAGGGCCAGCCCCTGATGACGCTGCACACGGACACCCCGGAGAAGTTCGACTACGCCCTGAAGGCCCTCCCGGACGCGTACGACATCGCCCCGGCCTGCACGTCGTTCGCCCCGCTGCCGGTGGTGCGGGAACGTATCGCCTGA